The following proteins are encoded in a genomic region of Methylococcales bacterium:
- a CDS encoding CopG family transcriptional regulator: protein MKAEIFDKKFDDNNENIISDLDLSTLKRPNQQQKRVNVDFPIWIIDSLDKEANRIGITRQSIIKIWLAERLEAR, encoded by the coding sequence ATGAAAGCTGAAATTTTTGATAAGAAATTTGATGATAATAATGAAAATATAATTAGTGATCTTGATTTATCCACACTAAAACGTCCAAATCAACAACAAAAAAGAGTGAATGTAGATTTTCCTATTTGGATAATTGATTCTCTAGATAAAGAAGCAAACCGAATAGGTATAACACGGCAATCTATCATAAAAATATGGTTAGCAGAACGACTCGAAGCGCGGTAA